From one Calderihabitans maritimus genomic stretch:
- a CDS encoding formate dehydrogenase accessory protein FdhE has translation MPTEEARQVMSRMINFYDELLQLDLEEEALKISKPGEDALQQWLSGTPLIKCHLPTINTSFFLQLMDKVKDLIVSYQPERQEELSKIIDALRDDVQMQQSLAAGLFNLDQQSIYSIAAQWGVAVEQLELLLNHTLKLFLQRYAQRVAPFLDLKYWDSGICPVCGNVAHLARLEKETGKRFLYCSLCDTEWPFKRVACPRCLNENQKDLQYFTVDGQEKYRVYTCAKCKGYIKTVDERKMGGKTVDMFREDLQTIHLDLLARQEGYNVIS, from the coding sequence ATGCCAACGGAAGAAGCTCGGCAAGTTATGTCCCGTATGATAAACTTTTACGATGAACTCTTACAACTGGATTTGGAGGAAGAGGCTCTGAAAATAAGCAAGCCGGGAGAAGATGCTCTACAACAATGGCTTTCAGGGACACCGCTAATCAAGTGTCATTTGCCCACTATAAATACTTCCTTTTTTTTACAGCTAATGGATAAAGTGAAAGATTTAATAGTTTCATACCAACCAGAACGTCAAGAGGAACTGAGCAAAATCATCGACGCTTTGAGGGATGATGTTCAGATGCAGCAATCGTTGGCTGCCGGTTTATTTAACCTTGACCAGCAATCGATATATAGTATAGCCGCGCAGTGGGGAGTAGCAGTGGAACAGCTAGAATTGTTATTAAATCACACATTAAAGTTATTTCTACAACGTTATGCCCAGCGTGTCGCTCCCTTTCTTGATCTAAAATATTGGGACAGCGGTATTTGTCCTGTTTGTGGTAATGTTGCCCATCTTGCTCGTCTTGAAAAAGAAACGGGTAAAAGATTTCTGTACTGTTCCTTGTGTGATACAGAGTGGCCGTTCAAGCGGGTGGCTTGTCCCCGGTGTCTAAACGAAAATCAAAAGGATTTGCAGTATTTCACCGTTGACGGCCAGGAGAAATACCGGGTCTATACCTGCGCAAAATGTAAGGGGTATATCAAGACTGTTGATGAAAGGAAAATGGGTGGAAAAACTGTTGATATGTTCCGGGAAGATTTGCAGACGATTCATTTGGATTTATTGGCCCGGCAGGAAGGCTACAATGTTATTAGTTAA
- the fdhF gene encoding formate dehydrogenase subunit alpha, producing the protein MKHHKSEKVLTICPFCGTGCGIYLKTAEGKIIGVEPDDLHPVSEGELCVKGYYGYEHVRDPRRLTSPLIKKNGSFISVSWDEALDYIADQLTKIKRESGPDAFALVTSARATNEDNYVAQKFARGVMGTNNVDHCARLUHAPTVAGLAMTLGSGAMTNSIPEFSAHSDVIFIIGSNTAECHPLIARHVLKAKERGARLIVADPRMTEMANKADIWLRVPAGYNIPLINGIIHVIIKEGLAKTDFIQEHAVGFDDLARAVEKYTPDYVEELTGIPQKDLVEAARIYGQARAAAILYCMGITQFSHGTGNVVSLSNLAVITGNLGRPGAGVCPLRGQNNVQGACDMGCLPNVLPGYLDVTKEDLRARFEKVWGGKLPSSPGFKLTEVPDAILQHRVRALYVFGENPVMSDPDADHLRHALEHLDLLVVQDIFLTETARLADVVLPAACWAEKDGTFTNTERRVQRVRKAVDPPGEAQPDWWIFSRLAQKMGYTGMNYRHPQEIWDELRKLVPEKFGGISYARLEKERGIMWPCPSEDHPGTPILYLGGRFLTPSGKANLHPVLFNPGECDLNQHHEAKGKAKVFMGRIDELPDQEYPFTLTTGRRAYHYHTGTMTRKSWAITQFATEEMIEVNPRDAEKLGVNDGEYIKVSTRRGSVVARAWVTERVPENTVFMTFHYWEACGNELTNTATDDIAGTPEFKVAAAKVEKVSSAEARAIRREKEGKYLVSLEKAIPGPALGKGGKEDA; encoded by the coding sequence ATGAAACATCATAAATCAGAAAAAGTTTTGACCATATGTCCTTTCTGCGGTACGGGTTGCGGCATCTATCTGAAAACCGCAGAGGGAAAGATTATTGGGGTTGAGCCGGACGACCTTCACCCTGTAAGTGAAGGAGAACTGTGTGTTAAGGGCTACTACGGATATGAACATGTTCGGGATCCCCGCCGCTTGACTTCTCCATTAATCAAGAAAAACGGAAGTTTTATTTCCGTTTCTTGGGACGAGGCGCTGGACTACATTGCCGACCAGTTAACAAAGATCAAGCGGGAGTCTGGACCGGACGCCTTTGCCCTAGTTACTTCAGCCCGAGCAACTAATGAAGATAACTATGTGGCCCAAAAGTTTGCTAGGGGGGTAATGGGTACCAATAATGTGGACCACTGCGCCCGTCTCTGACACGCGCCCACCGTCGCCGGTCTGGCGATGACATTGGGAAGCGGGGCCATGACAAATTCCATTCCTGAATTTAGTGCTCATTCGGATGTTATCTTTATTATTGGTTCAAATACTGCCGAGTGCCATCCCTTGATAGCCCGGCATGTTTTGAAGGCCAAGGAACGCGGTGCCAGGTTGATCGTGGCAGATCCGAGAATGACGGAGATGGCTAACAAAGCCGATATTTGGTTGAGGGTACCTGCCGGATACAACATCCCGCTTATAAACGGAATAATTCATGTAATTATCAAGGAAGGACTTGCCAAGACCGATTTTATCCAGGAACATGCTGTGGGTTTTGATGATCTGGCTCGAGCGGTGGAGAAGTATACCCCGGACTACGTTGAGGAGCTTACGGGGATTCCACAAAAAGATTTGGTCGAGGCGGCCCGCATTTACGGCCAGGCGCGGGCGGCGGCTATTCTGTACTGCATGGGTATTACCCAGTTTAGTCACGGTACAGGAAACGTGGTGAGCCTATCCAACCTGGCGGTGATTACCGGTAACCTGGGTCGCCCCGGGGCTGGGGTATGTCCGCTTAGAGGCCAGAATAACGTGCAAGGGGCTTGTGACATGGGTTGCCTACCTAATGTTCTACCGGGCTATCTGGATGTAACCAAAGAAGATCTCCGCGCTCGTTTTGAGAAAGTATGGGGGGGCAAGCTGCCGTCAAGCCCTGGATTCAAGCTGACAGAGGTTCCGGACGCTATTTTGCAACACCGGGTTAGAGCTCTGTATGTCTTTGGAGAAAACCCCGTTATGAGCGATCCTGATGCCGATCACCTGCGCCATGCGCTGGAGCACTTAGATCTGCTGGTTGTCCAGGATATCTTCCTTACTGAGACTGCGCGCCTGGCTGACGTGGTGTTGCCTGCCGCTTGCTGGGCAGAAAAAGACGGTACGTTTACCAACACCGAGCGCAGGGTACAGCGGGTACGCAAGGCCGTTGACCCGCCGGGTGAGGCGCAGCCTGACTGGTGGATTTTTAGCAGGTTGGCCCAGAAAATGGGTTATACCGGGATGAATTACCGCCATCCCCAGGAAATCTGGGATGAACTGCGGAAGCTGGTTCCGGAAAAATTTGGTGGTATCAGTTACGCTCGACTGGAAAAGGAACGGGGCATTATGTGGCCCTGCCCGTCGGAGGATCACCCGGGGACGCCAATACTGTATCTGGGAGGTAGGTTCCTGACGCCGTCCGGAAAGGCTAACCTTCATCCGGTGCTGTTTAATCCCGGCGAGTGTGATTTAAATCAGCACCATGAAGCGAAAGGGAAGGCAAAGGTATTTATGGGCCGTATTGATGAGCTGCCGGACCAGGAATATCCCTTTACTCTTACCACCGGTAGGCGGGCATATCATTACCATACTGGTACTATGACCCGCAAGTCCTGGGCTATTACCCAGTTTGCGACGGAGGAGATGATAGAAGTTAACCCGCGAGATGCTGAGAAGTTGGGCGTAAACGATGGTGAGTATATTAAAGTATCCACCCGACGTGGTTCTGTGGTGGCGCGGGCTTGGGTAACCGAACGGGTTCCGGAAAATACCGTCTTTATGACATTCCATTACTGGGAGGCTTGTGGTAACGAACTAACTAATACAGCTACCGATGATATTGCCGGTACGCCCGAATTTAAAGTTGCAGCTGCCAAAGTGGAAAAAGTATCGTCGGCGGAAGCTCGGGCCATCCGTCGGGAGAAAGAAGGCAAGTACCTGGTCAGTTTGGAAAAGGCTATTCCCGGACCGGCATTGGGGAAGGGAGGAAAAGAAGATGCCTAA
- a CDS encoding 4Fe-4S dicluster domain-containing protein, translating into MPNRFVIADPNRCLGCYTCMAGCAFIHKEYGLQPFPRLFVTHTPEGTMPIQCRHCEDAPCAKVCPVKAIELKDQMVKLNEVLCIGCKMCALACPFGCIEIRGTRAPAVEEVGLVNSSLIPLLVGDIGQKTIAVKCDLCSFTEGGPTCVQVCPSKALKEVKGEEIERLSKLKRDANIGSTVSILRSRR; encoded by the coding sequence ATGCCTAATCGTTTCGTAATTGCTGACCCTAACCGTTGCCTGGGCTGTTACACTTGTATGGCTGGCTGTGCCTTTATTCATAAGGAATACGGGTTGCAGCCTTTCCCCCGACTTTTTGTTACCCATACGCCTGAAGGAACAATGCCTATCCAGTGCCGGCACTGCGAGGATGCTCCCTGTGCCAAAGTTTGTCCCGTTAAAGCCATTGAGCTCAAGGACCAGATGGTAAAGTTAAACGAAGTTCTGTGTATTGGTTGTAAGATGTGTGCTCTGGCTTGCCCCTTTGGTTGCATTGAGATTCGGGGCACCCGAGCTCCCGCGGTTGAAGAAGTCGGTCTGGTAAACTCAAGTTTGATTCCTTTGCTGGTCGGGGATATTGGACAGAAAACTATCGCTGTTAAATGCGACCTTTGTTCTTTTACGGAGGGTGGTCCTACTTGCGTCCAAGTCTGCCCGAGCAAAGCGCTGAAAGAAGTTAAGGGTGAGGAGATAGAGCGGCTCAGTAAGCTCAAAAGGGATGCTAACATCGGTAGCACGGTTTCCATTCTTAGAAGTAGGAGGTAA
- a CDS encoding respiratory chain complex I subunit 1 family protein, translating to MEYGKLFLVGILQAALIMLTAPLLDGISRRVRARMHSRRGCSIFQTYYDLFKLLKREQTVPPQASWLFTTTPYILVAILLLLAMIIPSITLISPLGLVGDLFAVLYLMALIRFFFSLSGLDSGSTFAAAGSSREMMLAVLMEPAMIMVMLTLALLTGSSNLGIISTQVASGQISLLNPAFGIGLIAFFLATAVETGKLPFDLAEAEQELQEGPLTEYSGRGLALMKLALLMKQVIVIALFVALFLPFGGAANLSLGSLIWGTVIFLGKLLVFYVLLAFVENAVARYRIADVTTITSLSFGISLISFVFYLVAS from the coding sequence ATGGAATACGGCAAATTATTCCTGGTAGGAATACTGCAGGCCGCCTTGATTATGCTGACCGCCCCGCTGCTGGACGGCATATCCCGACGGGTCCGGGCCAGAATGCACAGCCGTCGAGGCTGCAGTATTTTTCAGACCTATTACGATCTTTTTAAGTTACTGAAGCGGGAGCAAACCGTTCCTCCCCAGGCCAGTTGGTTGTTCACTACCACTCCTTATATCCTGGTGGCAATCCTTCTGTTGCTGGCTATGATAATTCCGTCAATTACTTTAATTTCCCCTCTGGGTTTGGTAGGGGACTTGTTTGCGGTTTTGTATTTAATGGCTTTAATTCGATTTTTCTTTTCTCTTTCAGGGCTGGATTCAGGGAGTACCTTTGCCGCAGCCGGTAGTAGTCGGGAAATGATGTTGGCCGTACTTATGGAGCCGGCTATGATAATGGTAATGTTGACCCTTGCTCTGTTGACAGGGTCAAGCAACCTGGGAATAATTAGTACCCAGGTAGCTTCCGGGCAAATTTCTCTGTTGAATCCTGCTTTTGGAATTGGCTTAATCGCTTTTTTCCTCGCCACTGCAGTTGAAACCGGAAAGCTACCTTTTGATTTGGCTGAAGCGGAACAGGAATTGCAGGAAGGTCCTCTTACCGAGTATTCAGGGCGGGGCTTGGCCTTAATGAAACTGGCCTTGTTAATGAAACAAGTAATTGTAATTGCTCTGTTTGTTGCTTTATTCCTTCCTTTTGGCGGTGCAGCTAACTTAAGTTTAGGTTCGTTGATTTGGGGGACCGTCATCTTCCTGGGTAAGCTGCTGGTATTTTACGTCCTGCTCGCTTTTGTAGAAAATGCCGTGGCGCGGTATCGCATTGCCGACGTCACCACTATTACATCGTTGTCCTTTGGGATTTCTCTGATTTCCTTTGTGTTTTATCTTGTGGCGAGTTAA
- the nrfD gene encoding NrfD/PsrC family molybdoenzyme membrane anchor subunit — translation MKRRKFSFKITPFRVVLMFLSALFIGVSIYRLINGLGVATNLSDEWPWGLWILVDVKLGVALAAGGFTTVGLYHIFGVKKLKPIVKPAVLTAWLGYLMVGVGLLLDLGRWYNFWHPIVYWGHHSVMFELFWCVLLYTLVLTGEFGPTIFKRLGWKGIAKGLTGVTIPLVILGIVLSTLHQSSLGSLYILMAGKLHPLWWSMLLPVFYFLTAVAVGPAMVTVESYLSARAYKREFELDIMQTLGKFSAWVLGIYFVLRLIDLAYRGYLGAVFSGTLEGNMFLLEIMLGVILPLLIYLVPNFRKTVGGVVTAATLTIVGVILNRTNVVFTGMWASAGTSYVPSWMEVAITLGLISTGVLAYQFFVENFEVFAEESHESEGALKMGRPQKFGTRVAS, via the coding sequence TTGAAACGTAGAAAATTCAGCTTTAAGATAACTCCCTTTAGGGTAGTTTTGATGTTCCTGTCAGCCCTTTTTATAGGTGTTTCTATTTACCGTTTAATTAACGGACTGGGCGTCGCCACTAACCTCAGCGACGAATGGCCTTGGGGTCTATGGATCCTTGTAGATGTCAAGCTGGGCGTTGCTTTAGCGGCCGGTGGTTTCACCACCGTGGGACTTTACCATATTTTCGGCGTGAAGAAGCTAAAACCCATTGTTAAGCCTGCGGTCCTTACCGCTTGGTTGGGATACCTAATGGTAGGTGTTGGACTACTGTTGGACCTCGGGCGGTGGTATAACTTCTGGCACCCCATTGTATACTGGGGACACCATTCAGTAATGTTTGAACTTTTCTGGTGTGTGTTACTGTATACCCTTGTCCTCACGGGTGAGTTTGGCCCCACCATTTTCAAAAGACTGGGGTGGAAAGGGATTGCTAAAGGGTTAACTGGTGTTACCATACCTTTGGTTATTTTAGGGATTGTTTTATCCACCCTGCACCAGTCATCGCTTGGTTCTTTATACATCCTCATGGCTGGCAAGTTACACCCGCTTTGGTGGAGTATGTTGTTACCTGTGTTCTATTTCCTGACTGCGGTGGCGGTGGGTCCCGCTATGGTTACGGTTGAGTCATACTTAAGCGCCCGGGCCTATAAGCGGGAATTTGAACTGGATATTATGCAAACCCTGGGTAAATTCTCGGCCTGGGTTTTGGGCATATACTTTGTACTCAGGCTGATAGACTTGGCCTATCGGGGTTACCTGGGTGCCGTGTTTTCAGGGACCTTGGAAGGCAATATGTTTCTGCTGGAGATTATGTTGGGAGTAATTTTACCCCTTTTAATCTACCTTGTACCAAACTTCCGTAAAACGGTAGGGGGAGTGGTTACCGCTGCCACATTGACAATCGTGGGTGTGATTCTTAACCGTACCAATGTGGTGTTTACAGGTATGTGGGCTTCCGCCGGGACAAGTTATGTCCCGTCCTGGATGGAAGTGGCAATTACCCTTGGCCTGATATCCACTGGAGTATTAGCCTACCAGTTCTTTGTAGAAAATTTTGAGGTGTTCGCTGAAGAGAGCCATGAGAGTGAAGGTGCATTAAAGATGGGGAGACCACAAAAGTTCGGAACCCGGGTCGCCAGTTAA
- a CDS encoding Sec-independent protein translocase subunit TatA/TatB — MFTFALLPSIGMQELIIILVLVLIIFGPGKLPEVGKAIGRGIREFRKASTDAKKELEEATDIAIEKRE; from the coding sequence ATGTTCACTTTTGCATTGCTACCCAGCATAGGTATGCAGGAATTAATTATTATCCTTGTTCTTGTGCTTATTATCTTTGGCCCGGGTAAGTTGCCGGAAGTAGGCAAAGCTATCGGCAGGGGAATAAGAGAGTTTCGTAAAGCATCAACAGATGCTAAAAAAGAATTGGAAGAAGCTACTGACATTGCAATAGAAAAAAGAGAATAA
- a CDS encoding 4Fe-4S dicluster domain-containing protein, with product MPKGMLIDISKCIGCRACQVACKQWNNLPAEKTTFNADWSNPPKRSATTWTKVDYHLLEEEDDIKWKFVKTQCMHCLEPACVSACFVEAFKKTEEGAVVYQENKCVGCRYCMLACPFGVPKYEWEKRFPAVRKCRLCIDRLAQGLEPACATACPTGAIKFGERDKLVKEAWERIRSGRGKYVEHVFGEKEVGGTSVLYISDVPFEKLGFPANLPHEPLPDYTWKVLTKIPGVLVGWSALLTAMYFYTKRRNELDKPEKDSHRG from the coding sequence GTGCCAAAGGGGATGCTGATCGATATATCGAAATGTATCGGTTGTCGAGCTTGCCAGGTTGCATGCAAGCAATGGAACAACCTACCTGCAGAGAAGACCACATTTAATGCAGATTGGAGTAACCCTCCCAAGCGTTCTGCTACTACCTGGACCAAGGTGGATTACCACCTACTGGAAGAGGAAGACGATATTAAATGGAAATTTGTGAAAACCCAGTGCATGCACTGCTTGGAACCGGCATGTGTGTCGGCCTGTTTTGTTGAAGCGTTTAAGAAAACTGAGGAGGGAGCGGTAGTATACCAGGAAAACAAATGCGTAGGGTGTCGTTATTGTATGTTGGCATGCCCGTTCGGGGTCCCCAAGTATGAATGGGAAAAGAGATTTCCCGCGGTGAGAAAGTGCCGGTTGTGCATTGACCGCCTGGCACAGGGACTGGAACCGGCCTGTGCCACGGCGTGTCCTACCGGAGCCATTAAATTTGGTGAAAGAGATAAATTGGTAAAGGAAGCCTGGGAGCGGATTAGGTCCGGTAGAGGAAAGTATGTCGAACATGTATTTGGGGAGAAAGAGGTTGGAGGGACATCGGTACTTTATATCTCTGACGTACCGTTCGAAAAGTTGGGCTTCCCCGCCAACCTACCCCATGAACCGCTTCCCGACTATACGTGGAAGGTGCTTACCAAGATTCCCGGCGTACTAGTTGGGTGGAGCGCTTTGCTAACCGCCATGTACTTCTATACCAAGCGGCGCAATGAGCTGGATAAGCCTGAGAAAGATAGCCATAGGGGGTGA
- the hyfB gene encoding hydrogenase 4 subunit B, with the protein MAAGQFFVISILLYAAGAGASLLLGKVDRYANYVASVAALFAALTGMAWAVPVVAGGDGFTLDLTGFIPIAKLIIRVDQLSAFMTLAISLLTAATSVYSLSYLEEYSGKGKGLLGFFMNVFVGSMILVVTTGDAFYFLFFWELMTLASYFLVSFEQEKKESINAGLVYLIIAHVGTALIMLSFLIIASKTGSYDFATFKEAPLSDGLKTLAFIMAFLGFGAKAGIIPLHIWLPQAHPAAPSNISALMSGVMIKTAIYGIIRVAVDFLGASDWWWGLVVLIAGAVSAVLGVMYALVQHDLKRLLAFHSVENIGIILMGVGAGMLGAALDQPVLAVLGLMAGLYHLINHATFKGLLFLGAGSVLYRTHANNMEQLGGLGKRMPITALAFLVGAAAISALPPFNGFVSEWYTYHSLFLAAKLGNWWVTLAASVVIVMLAFTGALAVMCFVKAYGVTFAGSARSHYAETAREVPSTMIAGMFILVFAIIALGIGAPWLAPYFSSIAASVLNQPAVPASSGLIMYPAISSQGTLSTPLIAVLLVGLVTLPLLLVLLWGGFGAGKRMDEAPWACGFTYSSRMGYTASSFAQPLRVIFRAIYAPNTRVKGPRFTSRSYFEGRVHYESHAVSLWENYLYKPLVAAVMRTGTRIQKLQAGSIHLYLLYIIIILVGFLLMATR; encoded by the coding sequence ATGGCTGCTGGACAGTTTTTTGTAATCTCCATACTTCTCTATGCGGCTGGTGCCGGTGCCTCGCTGCTATTAGGTAAAGTGGATAGGTATGCTAACTATGTTGCTTCAGTCGCTGCTCTTTTTGCTGCTCTTACCGGGATGGCGTGGGCCGTCCCGGTGGTGGCTGGAGGAGATGGTTTTACGCTGGATTTGACCGGATTCATTCCAATTGCGAAATTGATTATTCGCGTAGATCAGTTGTCTGCCTTCATGACGCTGGCCATTTCGCTGCTGACTGCAGCTACATCCGTTTATTCGTTGTCTTACCTGGAAGAGTACAGCGGAAAGGGTAAGGGCCTTTTGGGATTTTTTATGAATGTTTTTGTTGGTTCCATGATTTTGGTGGTTACTACAGGAGATGCCTTTTATTTTCTGTTTTTCTGGGAATTAATGACTCTAGCTTCATACTTTTTGGTAAGTTTTGAACAGGAGAAAAAGGAATCAATCAATGCCGGTTTGGTTTACTTGATTATAGCCCATGTAGGTACGGCCTTGATTATGTTATCATTTCTTATTATTGCTAGCAAAACCGGCAGTTATGACTTTGCAACCTTTAAAGAGGCACCCCTTTCCGATGGATTAAAAACGCTGGCCTTCATCATGGCGTTTTTGGGTTTTGGGGCCAAAGCAGGTATTATCCCCTTACATATCTGGTTGCCTCAGGCCCACCCTGCAGCTCCATCTAACATTTCCGCTCTGATGTCGGGGGTAATGATTAAAACTGCAATTTACGGAATCATTCGCGTGGCGGTTGATTTCCTGGGAGCCTCGGATTGGTGGTGGGGCTTAGTAGTTCTGATAGCGGGTGCTGTCTCGGCCGTTTTGGGAGTGATGTATGCTTTAGTACAGCATGATTTAAAGAGATTGCTGGCCTTTCACAGTGTGGAAAACATTGGCATTATTTTGATGGGAGTAGGGGCCGGTATGCTGGGAGCTGCGCTAGATCAACCAGTACTGGCTGTCTTGGGACTCATGGCCGGGCTATACCATCTGATTAACCATGCCACTTTCAAAGGGTTGCTTTTTCTAGGAGCTGGCTCGGTTCTTTATCGTACGCACGCCAATAATATGGAGCAATTGGGCGGATTGGGCAAACGGATGCCTATTACCGCGCTGGCCTTTCTCGTTGGTGCGGCGGCTATTTCGGCTTTACCACCGTTCAATGGTTTTGTCAGTGAATGGTATACTTATCATTCGCTATTCCTGGCTGCTAAGTTGGGCAACTGGTGGGTGACCTTAGCTGCTTCCGTTGTTATCGTGATGCTGGCCTTTACAGGCGCCTTGGCTGTCATGTGCTTTGTTAAAGCTTATGGAGTGACCTTTGCCGGTTCGGCCCGTAGTCATTACGCCGAGACCGCTAGAGAGGTTCCGTCAACCATGATTGCAGGAATGTTTATCCTGGTGTTTGCCATCATTGCTCTTGGGATAGGTGCACCCTGGCTGGCTCCTTATTTTAGTTCCATAGCTGCGTCTGTGTTGAACCAACCTGCGGTTCCGGCATCTTCCGGATTGATTATGTATCCAGCTATATCAAGCCAGGGCACTCTTTCTACACCGCTCATTGCTGTGTTGTTGGTGGGTTTGGTTACTTTACCCCTGTTACTGGTATTGCTTTGGGGCGGGTTCGGTGCAGGCAAGCGAATGGATGAAGCGCCATGGGCATGTGGATTTACATACTCGTCTCGCATGGGTTACACCGCTTCTTCTTTTGCCCAACCCCTCAGGGTGATTTTCCGGGCTATCTATGCCCCTAATACCCGCGTTAAAGGGCCGCGTTTTACTTCCCGGTCTTACTTTGAAGGGCGTGTTCACTATGAGTCCCACGCTGTTTCGTTGTGGGAGAATTACCTGTATAAACCGCTGGTGGCTGCCGTCATGAGAACGGGAACGCGTATCCAAAAGCTTCAGGCCGGCAGTATACACCTGTATTTGCTCTATATCATTATTATTTTAGTAGGCTTTTTGCTTATGGCTACGAGATAA